Within Bradymonas sediminis, the genomic segment CGCCCGAATAGCGACAACTACGCTTCAGTTAAGGGGCTTTTATACGAATTCGCCCGCATTGAAAACGCCGCGCTGAGACTGCCCTGTCCTGCGCGCGATAAAATTGCGCAGATCGTATCGCTATGATAGGGCTATAGGCACAACTCGGATTAGGTTTGGCGACGCACGTACCTCGCCCCTGAGTTACCCTCAAATATTCTTATTAGAAATGATGACCGATGCTGCCCCATATTTTGGTGTTAGGCGGCGGTTTTTTTTACCACTGAGAACGTACGAACCATGGCCGATATTACTTCCACACGTATCCACCTATTAGTACTCGTCTGCTTGCTTATGCTCGCACCAGCTTCCGCTATCGCACAGGACGACGTCATGGATTTTGGCGTCGAGGAAGTCGAAGAAGAGTTCGACGACGACGAAGCCATGGACTTTGGCGCCGGCGAAGTGGGCGAAGACCTGCGAGCTGGCAACGGTCAGTCGTTTCGACTGGGCGTGGTAATGATCCCCTCCGACGCGATGAGCAGCCAGGAGCGCAGCGAGCTGCAAGGGAAGATGCGCGAATCCGCAGGGGCGGCCAAAAATTACGAACCCCTCGACGGCAGCGAGATCCTCAATCGTCTCGACGAAGAGGGCATGGAGAGCTGCATCACCGAGCCGCTGTGCTTGGCCGGTGCTGGCGAAGATGCCGGCGTTGACCGCATCCTGATGGGCCGGCTGCGATCCACCCCGGCGGGGCTGGTCCTCACGGTCGACCTCTTCGACGTGACCAATAAACTCTTCGTCGAATATGCCACCGCCAGCGGCGTGTCGGGCTACAGCGCCGTGGTCGACTCGGTCGACAAGACTGTAAAAGACGTCTTCGGCATCCGCGTGGAGCGCGCAGCGCCCAACTACGCTGACGAGGCATCCACCGGCACGGTCCAGCGCGTGATGGCCTACTCGACCGCGGGCATCGCGGTCGTCGCCCTGGCCGGCGGCATCTATTTCGGCATGGACGCTGCCAGCCTGGAGGACGAGGTCCTGGCGGCGAAGGTCGACGGTGGCTTCACCATCAGCCAGGTCAGCGCCACGCGTAAGATCCGCGACGCTGAAGACAGCGCCCTGACCGCAAATATTCTGTACGGCGCCTCCGCCGGTATGGCCGTCGTCAGCGCCATCCTCTTCATCGTGGAGCCCGGCTCCGACGTCGCCGAGCCCGACGACCGCCGCCGCCGCCGCCGCGCGGGGCTGCTCGAGAAGATCGACTTCACCCCGCAGGTCGGCCTTGGCCGGGTTGGGATGTCGGCCGGGTTCGAGTTTTAAGAGCGTCTAGATACGCAATACGCTTTTTGAGATACTTAAAGACACAGCGCGTGACCCGCCTTGCCGGGCGAGCGCCTCGCTCGCCCCTTCGAGTTACGCTGAATTTAACCGACGAGTCACCTGATGCATTATATTAAAATCATCCTCTTGAGCCTCTGCGTTCTCCTGGCCTCGGCCGGCTGCACGGTGGCCTTTGATACCGAGCAAGAAGATATCTTCCCCTGCGAAAGCGACGATGCCTGCATCGATGGCTATGAGTGCTCGCCGGATAATTTCTGCGTGAAGACTAAATCCGGGCCGATCGAGTCTCCGGACTGCGAGGACAAGGATGAGGATGGCTATGGCGTCGGCGCCGACCGCTCGAAATGCCAATTCCCCGAAGAGGATTGCGATGATAACAATCCGAACGTTCACCCCAATAATACCGAGACCTGCGACGGCGTAGACAATAGCTGCGACGGCAATATCGACGTCTTCACCTGCCCGGGGGGCGCCGCGATTGAGTGCGGTAGCGCGCCCGAGGGCGGAAACGATGTCAAATTCGCCTGCGTCGACAAGCAATGCGTACTGGTCCACAAACTGCAGACCACCCCCGAATGCCAGGCGATCGCAGCTTCCTGCAACTCCGCCGAGAAGGCGTTCACCTATGAGTCCGGCGGCCAGACCTATAATCTGACCGACGAGACCGGCGCGCTCCAGGGCCCGATCGCAAATGTTTGCGGCTGAGCGTAGAGCGACAGGTTTCTGACCCAAAAAAGCCGGCGCGCCCAATCAGATGATGGGCGCGCCGGCTTTTTTATGCGCAGCTTCTGGCGAAGGGTCAGGCCGAGGCGAGGGCCGCGCGAATACGCTTGAGGCCTTCTTCGATCAGCGCGTCGCCGGTGGCATAGGACATGCGCAAGAAGCCGGGGGCGCCGAACGCGGAGCCGGGCACCAGCGCGACCTTCGCGGTCTCGAGCAGATACTCGGCGAGCGCCATATCGTCGGCGAAGCGCTCGCCGATATGGGCCGAGAAATCGGGGAATACATAGAACGCGCCGGCCGGCGTGGCGCACTCGACGCCGTCGATCGCATTCAACCCGTCGACGATAAGGTCGCGGCGGGTCTTGAAGATGTCGCGCATCTCCTCCAGGACCCCATCCGAGAGCTTGAGCGCCTCGATCGCGCCGTATTGGGCGAAGGTGGTGGCGTTCGAGGTTGACTGGCTCTGCAACTTCGCCATCGCCGAGATGATCTCCACCGGGCCGATCGCGTAGCCCAGGCGCCAGCCGGTCATCGCGTAGGTTTTGCTGAAGCCATTAAAGGTGACGGTCTGCTCGGCCAGCTCGGGCACCTCATTGACCAGATCCGGCGCGATATCCCCGCTATAATAGAGGCGGTCATAGATCGCGTCGAAGAAGATCACGACATCATCGCGGGTCTTCAGGACTTCTCCGAGCGCCCGCAGCTCCTCAGCCGAATAACACGCGCCGGTCGGGTTGGACGGCGAACACAAGACCACGCCACGAACCGCCGGGTCTTTGAGCTGCTCGGCGAGCTGGTCGGGCGTGACCTTGAAGTCGGCGGAGGCGTCGGTCTCCACGGTCACCGGCTCGGCGCCCGCCAACTTCACCTGCGCCGGGTAGCTGACCCAATAGGGCGCGGGGATCACGACCTTGTCGCCTTCCTCAAAGAGCGCCTGGGTCGCGTTATACAACGCCTGCTTGCCGCCGACCGTCACGACCACCTGCGACGCGTCCACCGTGCGACCGCGCTTCTTATAGTCCTGGGCGATCGCCGCGCGCAGCGCGGGGACACCCGGGGTCGGCACATATTTTGTCTTCCCCTCATCCAACGCCTGCTTCGCCGCCTCGAGGATCGGCCCGGGCGTGTTGAAGTCGGGCTCACCCGCGCTAAAGCTGATGACGTCGATGCCGTTGGCGACCATCTTCTTGGCGCGCGCCGAGATGGCGAGGGTCGGGGAGGGCTCAACGCGGTTAATTCGTGCGGATAATTTGATCAATTCATGGCTCCTTCGGCCAACCCGCCAACATCGAGGCGGGTCGCAATATGGGGGATCACTATTATTTGGAAAATTTCTCGATCAGCTTCTGTTCGACATGCGCCGGGACCACGCCCTCAAGCTTGCCCCCGAATCGCGCGACTTCCTTGACCAGGCTCGAGCTCACGTAGAAGTCGCTCTCCTCGGTCATCATGAAGACGGTGTCGATCTCATCGTCGAGCTTGCGGTTCATATTGGCCATCTGCAATTCGTATTCGAAATCGCTGATCGCCCGAAGCCCGCGCAGGATCACTGGAACATTGCGGCTGCGCGCGTATTCCACCAACAACCCGTCGAAGGTATCGACCTCCACCCGATCGTCGGGGAAGGACATTTTAATCAATTCCGCGCGCTCTTCCACGGTGAACAGCGGCGTTTTGCGAATATTAACCGCCAGCGCGCAGATAACTTTATCAAAAACGCGCAGGCCACGGTTCAGAATGCTCACGTGGCCATTGGTCAACGGGTCAAAGGTGCCGGGGTAAATCGCGATGCGGGGCATAAGAGATCTCGAGTCTTAGATAGTGTCAGAATTACGGGCGAGCCGATGGTATAGAAGAGGCTGCCAAATAAGAAGGGGGGGGCGGCGTGTGAACGCATTAATATGCGCGCTCAGTCACCACTATCCAGCGGGGCAATCTGGCGACGGAAAAACGACAGCCGGGTGGAGCCGTAGGTCCGCTCATCTTCCAGTACGAAGCCTTCCACGCGGACCTGCGGTTCGTCGGACTGTTGTTCCAGGACGACCATCGTTTGATCGGTCACGCAGCTCGCCTTGACCATGGCCTGCAGCGCGGCGACTCCCATCTCTTTACTATAGGGCGGATCGAGCAACCAAAGATCGGGATCGTGGGTGATCCGCGACAGTTGGCTCGTAAACGCTCCTCTTAATAGGGTAGCGTCCGAGGTCGCGTCGAGCCGATCGATATTCTCGGCGATGATATCGGCGGAGGCGTTATTTCGCTCGATAAAATAGCAATGCGCCGCCCCCCGGCTGAGCGCCTCGCACCCGAGCGCGCCGGTTCCACCGAATCCATCGACCACGATCGCGCCATTAAGATCGCCGAGGATCGAGAACAGCGACTCTCGGACGCGAGCCGGCGTCGGGCGGATGTCGTAGGTATCCGGGCTTTTCAACGTCTGACCGCGCTTGCGGCCTGCTATAATGCGCATAAACCATATCTCATAAGAAGGGCGTAAAATTACTTGCCCATTATGTGTAAGTTTAGCTTGACCTCAAGTCCAGTTCGTATATGTTGCGCCTCCCGTCGACGAGGAATATCGACTCGATGGGGCAGCAACCAGAAGCACTTCAGACGTTTTTGAAACGCTTCGAAAAAGAATCAAAAAGGTTGTTGACAGGCTGGTAGCTCGCATGTAGAACCCGCCTCCCGCTGACGCAAGTCAACGGGAAATCAAGTCGCCCAGAAGGGCCCGGGCGAAAGTTCGGCACTTCGAAAAAGAATCAAAAAGGCGCTTGACAGGCCGAGGTTAAGCAACTAGCTTCCGCCGCTCGCTGATGAGAAAGCTTCTCGGTAACGAGAAAGCGAAACTCGGAAAGCGCTCTTTGAAAACGGAATAGAAGTTCAGACAAGACGGCACGTCTTGAAAAGAAGAAGTGCTCTTTGTTTGGCGAATGTGTTGTGCAGACGAATTGTTCTGTCGTGTGACGCGCGCTCCTCGGTCCGAAGTGGTTTACCACTCGCCAGGGAGCTCGGACGTAGATGCCCGAAGCGCGTACGACTCGAGTGCAAGGTGTTTGAAAGTGGGGCTTTTGACAGGTCCCCGAATTTCACATCGCTTTATCCTTTCGGGGATGAAAAGTGCTCGGTTATCAATCGATAAAAAACCTGTACGTGGTTCATCAAACAAAGTTCACATATGAATGTCATCATTTCTTCTTTCGTTTCACTGGTTCTTAGGAACTGCTGAATCGAAAAGACGTGTTAACGCATAAGTGATCGCTTTAACGTTACCCTGCGACCCGTCGTGGGGTGATTGATTAATATAAAATGATGAGCTCATCTCCAAAACTGGAGAGTTTGATCCTGGCTCAGAACGAACGCTGGCGGCGTGCTTAACACATGCAAGTCGCACGAGAAACGGGGCTTCGGCCCCCGAGTAAAGTGGCGAATGGGTGAGTAACACGTGAGTAACATGCCTTGGAGCGGGGGATAACCATCCGAAAGGGTGGCTAATACCGCATAAGACCCCACCGACTTCGGTCGGAGTGGTCAAAGCCTTCGGGCACTCCAAGATTGGCTCGCGGACCATTAGCTAGTTGGTGAGGTAACGGCTCACCAAGGCAGTGATGGATAGCTGGTCTGAGAGGACGATCAGCCACACTGGGACTGAGACACGGCCCAGACTCCTGCGGGAGGCAGCAGTGGGGAATCTTGCGCAATGGGCGAAAGCCTGACGCAGCAACGCCGCGTGTGTGAAGAAGGCTTTCGGGTCGTAAAGCACTGTCAGAAGGGAAGAACGCCCACATTGTTGGGTTTGACGGTACCTTCAAAGGAAGCACCGGCTAACTCCGTGCCAGCAGCCGCGGTAATACGGAGGGTGCAAGCGTTGTTCGGAATCATTGGGCGTAAAGCGCGCGCAGGCGGCCATTTAAGTCTGATGTGAAAGCCCGAGGCTCAACCTCGGAGGTGCATTGGAAACTGGATGGCTTGAGTCCAAGAGAGGTTAGTGGAATTCGTGGTGTAGGGGTGAAATCCGTAGATATCACGAGGAACACCAGTGGCGAAGGCGACTGACTGGATTGGTACTGACGCTGAGGCGCGAAAGCGTGGGGAGCAAACAGGATTAGATACCCTGGTAGTCCACGCCGTAAACGATGTTCACTAGTTGCTGGGTCAATTGAGATTCAGTGGCGAAGCTAACGCATTAAGTGAACCGCCTGGGGAGTACGGCCGCAAGGTTAAAACTCAAAGGAATTGACGGGGGCCCGCACAAGCGGTGGAGCATGTGGTTTAATTCGAAGCAACGCGAAGAACCTTACCTGGATTTGACATCCCGCGAATCCCTCTTAATAGAGGGAGTGCTCTTCGGAGAGCGCGGTGACAGGTGCTGCATGGCTGTCGTCAGCTCGTGTCGTGAGATGTTCGGTTAAGTCCGGCAACGAGCGCAACCCCTATCTTTAGTTGCCATCAGGTTATGCTGGGCACTCTAGAGAGACTGCCGGAGTGAATTCGGAGGAAGGTGGGGATGACGTCAAGTCCTCATGGCCCTTATATCCAGGGCTACACACGTGCTACAATGGTCGGTACAAAGGGCTGCTAACTCGCGAGAGTGTGCCAATCCCAAAAAACCGGCCTCAGTTCGGATTGCAGTCTGCAACTCGACTGCATGAAGCTGGAATCGCTAGTAATCGTGGATCAGCATGCCACGGTGAATACGTTCCCGGGCCTTGTACACACCGCCCGTCACACCATGGAAGTCGTTTGCTCCAGAAGTCGGTGACCCAACCTTTCGAGGAGGGAGCCGCCGAAGGAGTGGATGGTGACTGGGGTGAAGTCGTAACAAGGTAGCCGTAGGGGAACCTGCGGCTGGATCACCTCCTTT encodes:
- a CDS encoding putative metal-binding motif-containing protein, which encodes MHYIKIILLSLCVLLASAGCTVAFDTEQEDIFPCESDDACIDGYECSPDNFCVKTKSGPIESPDCEDKDEDGYGVGADRSKCQFPEEDCDDNNPNVHPNNTETCDGVDNSCDGNIDVFTCPGGAAIECGSAPEGGNDVKFACVDKQCVLVHKLQTTPECQAIAASCNSAEKAFTYESGGQTYNLTDETGALQGPIANVCG
- a CDS encoding pyridoxal phosphate-dependent aminotransferase, with translation MIKLSARINRVEPSPTLAISARAKKMVANGIDVISFSAGEPDFNTPGPILEAAKQALDEGKTKYVPTPGVPALRAAIAQDYKKRGRTVDASQVVVTVGGKQALYNATQALFEEGDKVVIPAPYWVSYPAQVKLAGAEPVTVETDASADFKVTPDQLAEQLKDPAVRGVVLCSPSNPTGACYSAEELRALGEVLKTRDDVVIFFDAIYDRLYYSGDIAPDLVNEVPELAEQTVTFNGFSKTYAMTGWRLGYAIGPVEIISAMAKLQSQSTSNATTFAQYGAIEALKLSDGVLEEMRDIFKTRRDLIVDGLNAIDGVECATPAGAFYVFPDFSAHIGERFADDMALAEYLLETAKVALVPGSAFGAPGFLRMSYATGDALIEEGLKRIRAALASA
- the coaD gene encoding pantetheine-phosphate adenylyltransferase → MPRIAIYPGTFDPLTNGHVSILNRGLRVFDKVICALAVNIRKTPLFTVEERAELIKMSFPDDRVEVDTFDGLLVEYARSRNVPVILRGLRAISDFEYELQMANMNRKLDDEIDTVFMMTEESDFYVSSSLVKEVARFGGKLEGVVPAHVEQKLIEKFSK
- the rsmD gene encoding 16S rRNA (guanine(966)-N(2))-methyltransferase RsmD is translated as MRIIAGRKRGQTLKSPDTYDIRPTPARVRESLFSILGDLNGAIVVDGFGGTGALGCEALSRGAAHCYFIERNNASADIIAENIDRLDATSDATLLRGAFTSQLSRITHDPDLWLLDPPYSKEMGVAALQAMVKASCVTDQTMVVLEQQSDEPQVRVEGFVLEDERTYGSTRLSFFRRQIAPLDSGD